The following proteins are encoded in a genomic region of Chryseobacterium cucumeris:
- the map gene encoding type I methionyl aminopeptidase, with product MSITNEDQMLGMQKVSEAVAYTLKKMMDYAEPGMTTKDLDEYGAQILEGFGAKSAPYLTYGFPGWTCISVDDEFCHGIPTDQRILKEGDLINIDVSAELDGYWADNGGSFVIGKDIHGHQKLVEASKDILRKAIDNIKGGVKIADIGHLMETEAKKRGLKVIKNLAGHGVGRSLHEQPDELLNYRNRYDFRRFKKNSVVAIETFISTDSNIAVELKDGWTMVGNKGGYMAQHEHTIVITDGKPIILTEMNEILD from the coding sequence ATGTCAATCACCAACGAAGATCAGATGCTGGGAATGCAAAAAGTAAGTGAAGCTGTTGCCTATACATTGAAGAAAATGATGGATTATGCTGAACCCGGCATGACCACAAAAGATCTGGACGAATATGGAGCCCAAATACTGGAAGGTTTCGGAGCAAAATCAGCACCTTATCTGACGTATGGATTTCCAGGCTGGACGTGTATCAGCGTGGATGATGAATTCTGCCATGGGATTCCAACAGATCAAAGGATTTTGAAAGAAGGCGATCTGATCAATATTGATGTTTCAGCAGAACTGGACGGATATTGGGCAGATAATGGAGGTTCTTTTGTGATCGGAAAAGATATTCACGGACATCAGAAACTGGTGGAAGCTTCCAAGGATATCCTGAGAAAAGCTATCGACAATATCAAAGGTGGTGTCAAAATAGCAGACATAGGGCATTTAATGGAAACAGAAGCGAAGAAAAGAGGTCTTAAAGTTATTAAGAATCTTGCAGGCCACGGAGTAGGGAGAAGCTTACACGAACAGCCTGACGAATTGCTGAACTACAGAAACCGTTATGATTTCAGACGTTTTAAGAAAAACTCTGTCGTGGCTATTGAAACATTTATCTCCACCGATTCCAATATTGCTGTAGAATTAAAAGACGGATGGACTATGGTAGGTAATAAAGGCGGTTACATGGCCCAGCATGAGCATACCATTGTAATTACTGATGGAAAACCTATCATTTTAACCGAAATGAACGAAATCCTGGATTAA
- a CDS encoding DUF2490 domain-containing protein, translated as MKKFFAGLFLLGCIGTSIKAQISPPGLGDANNAFWGAFGVKRQLDSLGKKQALSYVAIGRKSSPDDHNLFSKQAIIVLNHEVYHSFAPHQQYSYALSYRRQPQYESTAPYDKESTEQEFRIYGRYAYTFDLGRKWKLKSTIRQEFRKFFDADFHKVEEDFQLRTRIKNQLIYNLSPKNNQKLALSAEALFSISHLNEPDSEWNSFGYREMRIAAYYMFTIPNSPFTVDIGYMDDLIRDSRSIHHGGVHYLAADLVWNIPYKKNK; from the coding sequence ATGAAGAAATTTTTTGCAGGATTATTTTTATTGGGATGTATAGGAACATCGATCAAAGCGCAGATCAGTCCACCTGGACTGGGAGATGCCAACAATGCATTCTGGGGAGCCTTCGGAGTGAAGCGACAACTCGACTCTTTGGGTAAAAAACAGGCTTTGAGCTACGTAGCCATCGGGAGAAAAAGCAGTCCGGATGATCATAATCTGTTTTCGAAGCAGGCGATCATTGTTTTAAATCATGAAGTTTATCATTCATTTGCGCCACACCAGCAATATAGTTATGCATTAAGTTATCGGCGTCAGCCACAGTATGAAAGTACAGCTCCTTATGATAAAGAAAGTACGGAACAGGAATTCAGAATTTACGGAAGATATGCCTATACTTTTGATCTCGGCAGGAAATGGAAACTTAAAAGTACCATACGCCAGGAATTCAGGAAGTTTTTCGATGCAGACTTTCATAAAGTCGAAGAGGATTTTCAGTTGAGAACACGGATCAAGAATCAGCTCATCTATAATTTATCTCCAAAAAACAATCAGAAACTGGCCTTGAGTGCAGAAGCCCTGTTTTCTATAAGCCATCTCAATGAGCCGGATTCTGAATGGAATTCGTTTGGATATCGTGAAATGCGTATTGCGGCGTACTATATGTTTACAATTCCGAACTCTCCTTTTACTGTAGACATAGGATATATGGACGATCTGATCAGAGACAGCAGAAGTATTCATCATGGTGGCGTTCATTATCTGGCAGCCGACCTGGTATGGAATATTCCTTATAAAAAAAACAAGTAA
- a CDS encoding M20/M25/M40 family metallo-hydrolase: protein MKKFLLILLGIVVILAAVVLIKTYTYPFKKNNIGAGEGWKPVKNDSAVMRLSGGIKVPTVSTGSLGEFDYAPFDQFKTYLKTSYPLVYQNTENVEVNQYGLVFRLKGSNPALEPILFLSHMDVVPPGDADIKNNDPNVFRPDDKPLEPVSKVAEDWEFAPFSGAVANGRIYGRGAIDMKGMLFSLMESMNSMIKNKQIPQRDIYLAFGFDEEVGGKKGAIQIADYFKKKGLKFDAVYDEGGLIMRKGNVAGIDTDVAVVGCAEKGFLSAKIKVKGLGGHSSMPPMESAIGKAAVIMQRLEDHQMKPVITPLIQEFFTNIGGEMPFATRMALANQWLLKPVLISQLTKNNTTNALVRTTTALTMMKGSDGTNVLSPEVEFVVNFRLLPGNSVKDVRDHIAKSTEGFDVEVEEIDNTREASAISPTNTRAFKMIEAGVKEIHPGAIVTPYLTMAGTDAGKYEIVSKNVYRFMPIKINSAEQQSIHSTNEYLSIENYLKMIHYFEYIMKNYDK from the coding sequence ATGAAAAAATTTCTTTTAATCCTTTTGGGAATCGTTGTCATTCTGGCTGCTGTCGTATTAATCAAAACCTACACCTATCCATTTAAAAAAAATAATATCGGGGCAGGCGAGGGCTGGAAACCGGTAAAAAATGATTCTGCAGTCATGAGACTTTCAGGAGGAATAAAAGTACCCACCGTTTCTACAGGGAGTTTGGGTGAATTCGACTATGCTCCGTTTGATCAGTTTAAAACCTATCTGAAAACATCCTATCCATTGGTCTATCAAAATACGGAAAATGTTGAGGTGAACCAATATGGACTGGTGTTCAGGCTTAAAGGAAGCAATCCTGCTCTGGAACCCATTTTATTTCTTTCCCATATGGACGTAGTTCCTCCCGGAGATGCTGATATAAAGAATAATGATCCAAATGTATTCCGTCCGGATGATAAACCTTTAGAACCCGTTTCAAAAGTCGCAGAAGATTGGGAATTTGCCCCCTTTTCAGGAGCTGTTGCCAACGGAAGGATCTACGGAAGAGGTGCCATAGATATGAAGGGAATGCTTTTTTCCTTGATGGAATCCATGAATTCTATGATTAAAAACAAACAGATTCCACAGCGTGATATTTATCTGGCTTTCGGTTTTGATGAAGAAGTAGGCGGAAAGAAAGGAGCGATTCAGATTGCCGATTATTTTAAGAAAAAGGGATTGAAATTCGATGCTGTTTATGACGAAGGAGGATTGATTATGAGAAAAGGAAATGTAGCCGGAATTGATACAGACGTTGCCGTAGTAGGATGTGCTGAAAAAGGTTTTCTTTCTGCAAAAATCAAAGTAAAAGGGCTGGGCGGACATTCTTCTATGCCTCCTATGGAAAGCGCAATCGGAAAAGCTGCTGTTATCATGCAGCGTCTGGAAGATCACCAGATGAAACCTGTTATTACCCCTTTAATCCAAGAATTTTTTACGAATATCGGAGGTGAAATGCCTTTTGCCACAAGAATGGCACTGGCGAATCAATGGCTTTTAAAACCGGTACTGATTTCCCAGCTTACCAAAAATAATACAACCAATGCTTTGGTGAGAACCACAACAGCTTTAACGATGATGAAAGGAAGTGATGGAACTAACGTCCTTTCTCCAGAAGTGGAATTTGTGGTTAATTTCAGATTACTTCCCGGAAATTCGGTGAAAGATGTAAGAGATCATATTGCTAAATCGACTGAAGGTTTTGATGTTGAGGTAGAAGAAATTGATAATACAAGGGAAGCTTCTGCTATTTCCCCAACCAATACAAGAGCTTTTAAAATGATAGAAGCCGGAGTGAAAGAAATTCATCCAGGAGCCATTGTTACCCCTTATCTTACTATGGCTGGAACCGATGCCGGTAAATATGAAATTGTAAGCAAAAACGTCTACAGGTTCATGCCGATTAAGATCAACAGTGCCGAGCAGCAGAGTATTCACAGTACCAATGAATATCTTAGTATTGAAAACTATCTGAAAATGATCCACTACTTTGAGTACATTATGAAGAATTATGATAAATAA